One genomic window of Blastopirellula retiformator includes the following:
- a CDS encoding pentapeptide repeat-containing protein, whose protein sequence is MNSQPGGAIFTESRRASRAPYNDAALAPERLDKLRVRHPSFSGDWAHLARLEAELAIEAGSAGRFERWNRWRLEQPAVDNPRFEPVHLEGASLRRADFRGANLDGAFFCQAELAGADLRDVSGKRTDFHAANLARADLSRADLTGAQLHDASLIGVIAVGVNLSQADLTGADLDEADCRESRLTGATLTKIRAPHIILTDADASGALLHHANLEEATLESANLSAANLQAANLHYANGHHANFCGAKLDDADLSGASCLGADFTQASFHGAILRQANLGRCQLTPVYGLLLDETFLAGDEFTSQASDPWNRLLSTYTWPRWLIMAAWMTLFLVPFAIRPSVPTPQQMIEPQPDASFLQLQEAATRLSLSSPEFERFTTERYYALLPRIHSAESAPMQFWLVLGGVEGLIFWLGMIVIVAALWQRAILNHYVSRLRRKAKMFRRTPSAAEYCGQFHSNSEEDEGGATAAIYYWLEGHLTERVKMTGGDIVRFRPFRVLALPSWIHALLSRWKRLWNKVLPDWAKTPPPASLAVVFGIYRMHRVNRLLIWTCFTLIAFVWLRWAAMAYLGM, encoded by the coding sequence ATGAATTCTCAGCCCGGAGGCGCTATTTTCACCGAATCTCGCCGAGCGTCCAGAGCGCCCTACAATGATGCGGCGCTGGCGCCGGAGCGATTGGACAAGCTGCGCGTGCGGCATCCGAGCTTCAGCGGCGACTGGGCCCATCTGGCCCGGCTCGAGGCCGAACTGGCGATCGAGGCTGGTTCGGCAGGCCGATTTGAGCGCTGGAACCGTTGGCGATTGGAGCAACCAGCGGTCGACAATCCCCGCTTTGAGCCGGTCCATCTTGAGGGCGCCTCCCTCCGGAGAGCGGATTTTCGGGGCGCCAACCTCGACGGCGCCTTTTTCTGCCAGGCCGAATTAGCCGGCGCCGACCTGCGGGACGTCAGCGGCAAACGAACCGACTTTCATGCCGCCAACCTGGCCCGAGCCGACCTCTCGCGCGCCGATCTGACCGGCGCCCAACTGCACGACGCCAGCCTGATTGGGGTGATCGCGGTTGGCGTAAACCTAAGCCAGGCCGATCTAACCGGCGCCGATCTGGACGAAGCCGATTGCCGCGAGAGTCGACTGACCGGCGCGACCCTGACCAAAATCCGCGCTCCCCACATCATCCTGACCGACGCCGATGCCAGCGGGGCTCTGCTGCACCACGCGAATCTGGAGGAAGCGACCCTCGAGAGCGCCAATTTGTCCGCCGCCAATCTGCAAGCGGCGAATCTCCATTACGCCAATGGTCACCACGCCAACTTCTGCGGCGCCAAACTTGATGACGCCGATCTGTCGGGCGCCAGTTGCCTGGGCGCCGATTTCACCCAAGCCAGTTTTCATGGCGCGATCTTGCGCCAGGCCAATCTCGGTCGGTGTCAACTGACGCCGGTCTATGGACTGCTGCTGGACGAAACCTTTCTGGCCGGCGACGAGTTTACCTCCCAAGCTTCCGATCCCTGGAACCGCCTACTTTCGACGTACACCTGGCCGCGCTGGCTAATCATGGCGGCCTGGATGACGCTTTTCTTAGTGCCGTTTGCGATTCGCCCTTCGGTACCGACCCCACAGCAGATGATCGAACCGCAGCCGGACGCCAGCTTTTTGCAACTGCAGGAAGCGGCAACCCGGCTCTCGCTCAGTTCGCCCGAGTTCGAGCGGTTCACCACCGAGCGCTATTACGCACTGCTCCCGCGGATTCACTCGGCCGAATCGGCGCCGATGCAGTTTTGGCTGGTCTTGGGAGGCGTCGAAGGGTTAATTTTTTGGCTCGGTATGATCGTCATCGTGGCCGCCTTGTGGCAACGGGCCATCCTCAATCACTATGTCTCGCGACTCCGGCGGAAGGCGAAGATGTTTCGCCGCACCCCATCCGCCGCCGAGTATTGCGGTCAGTTCCACAGCAACAGCGAAGAAGACGAGGGAGGCGCGACCGCCGCCATCTACTATTGGCTGGAAGGGCATCTGACCGAGCGCGTGAAGATGACCGGGGGCGACATCGTCCGGTTTCGTCCTTTTCGGGTGCTGGCCCTGCCTTCCTGGATTCACGCGCTGCTTTCGCGCTGGAAACGGCTCTGGAACAAAGTGCTGCCCGACTGGGCGAAGACGCCTCCTCCGGCGTCGTTGGCGGTCGTGTTTGGCATCTATCGAATGCATCGAGTCAACCGCCTGCTGATCTGGACTTGCTTCACGCTGATCGCATTTGTCTGGCTTCGCTGGGCCGCGATGGCGTATCTCGGCATGTAG
- a CDS encoding ABC-F family ATP-binding cassette domain-containing protein, which produces MTPLIQIQNAVKRFGHKVLLDGACVSLVEGQKVGMIGRNGAGKSTLCRAILGDEDLEKGEVVLHPKLRLGYLRQHDPFEEGETVVGFLMRDSGQPDWKCGEIAGQFEIKGAMLESPVRQLSGGWQTRVKLTALLLQDPNYLLLDEPTNFLDLRTQMLLERFLLDFRGGVMVVSHDRAFLKQTCTHTLELSRGKLQMFPGDVDAYLVVQEERKEHDQRVNQATKAKQKQLQRFIEKNRAQANTASQARSKAKQLDRLQLIEIEDDEASAYVRVPMVEKRKGTVVRCDNMTIGYPTKKIADEVTLDIEHGGRIGVVGDNGQGKTTLLRTLVGSIDPLEGDVKWGHHADVGVYAQHVYTTLPGNETCEEYLRTAADPDVSTQQVLNVAGSFLFRGDDVRKKIKVLSGGERARLCLAGLLLGKHNVLILDEPGNHLDVETVESLVRALETYNGTVIFTSHDRYFMKSVATNVVEVRDGRVVHFPDDYDHYVYRLNQEIDEEGGGVKSGGSSGGGDHQGGGGDKGDRRDRNKQLRTMRKDLKKIEAKIAEMDAEKKGINDKLMKLTDPKEAEKTHEQLLTVSKELEQLEEQWLELNEELMEADGY; this is translated from the coding sequence GTGACTCCGCTGATCCAGATTCAAAATGCCGTTAAACGTTTTGGCCACAAAGTGCTGCTCGACGGAGCGTGCGTCTCGCTGGTCGAAGGGCAAAAAGTAGGCATGATCGGGCGGAATGGCGCCGGCAAGTCGACCCTTTGCCGGGCAATTCTGGGGGACGAAGATCTGGAGAAGGGGGAGGTCGTCCTCCATCCCAAGCTTCGGCTTGGCTATCTGCGGCAGCACGATCCGTTTGAAGAAGGGGAAACGGTCGTCGGTTTCCTGATGCGCGACAGTGGGCAGCCTGATTGGAAGTGTGGCGAAATCGCCGGGCAGTTCGAAATCAAAGGGGCGATGCTCGAGTCGCCGGTCCGCCAGCTCTCGGGCGGTTGGCAGACCCGCGTGAAGCTGACGGCGCTATTGCTGCAAGATCCCAATTACCTGCTGCTGGACGAACCGACGAACTTTCTCGACCTGCGGACGCAGATGCTGCTGGAGCGGTTCTTGCTCGATTTCCGTGGCGGCGTGATGGTCGTTTCCCACGATCGAGCGTTTCTTAAACAAACCTGCACGCACACGCTGGAACTTTCCCGCGGCAAGCTGCAGATGTTTCCCGGCGATGTCGACGCCTACCTGGTGGTTCAGGAAGAGCGGAAAGAACACGACCAACGCGTCAATCAGGCGACCAAAGCGAAGCAAAAGCAGCTGCAACGGTTCATCGAAAAGAATCGCGCTCAGGCCAACACCGCCAGTCAGGCCCGTAGCAAAGCGAAGCAGTTGGATCGTTTGCAACTGATCGAGATCGAAGACGACGAGGCGTCGGCCTACGTCCGCGTGCCGATGGTCGAGAAACGGAAGGGAACGGTCGTTCGCTGCGACAACATGACGATCGGCTATCCGACCAAAAAGATCGCCGACGAGGTGACGCTCGACATCGAGCATGGCGGACGGATCGGAGTGGTCGGCGACAATGGCCAAGGCAAGACGACGCTACTTCGGACGTTGGTTGGGTCGATCGATCCGCTCGAAGGAGACGTGAAGTGGGGACATCACGCCGACGTCGGCGTTTACGCTCAACACGTCTATACGACGCTGCCCGGCAACGAGACTTGCGAAGAATATCTGCGGACCGCGGCCGACCCCGACGTGAGCACGCAACAGGTGCTGAACGTGGCCGGTAGCTTCTTGTTCCGCGGCGACGACGTGCGGAAGAAGATCAAGGTTCTAAGCGGCGGCGAGCGGGCTCGTCTTTGTTTGGCGGGTTTGCTGTTGGGCAAGCACAACGTGCTGATTCTCGACGAACCGGGTAACCATTTGGACGTCGAAACGGTCGAGTCGCTGGTTCGTGCCCTGGAGACGTACAACGGCACCGTCATCTTCACGAGCCACGATCGCTACTTCATGAAGAGTGTGGCGACCAACGTCGTGGAAGTTCGGGATGGCCGCGTCGTTCATTTTCCTGACGACTACGATCACTACGTCTATCGCTTGAACCAGGAAATCGACGAAGAAGGGGGAGGCGTCAAAAGCGGCGGCTCATCCGGGGGCGGCGATCATCAGGGCGGTGGTGGAGACAAAGGAGATCGTCGCGATCGCAACAAGCAGTTGCGGACCATGCGCAAGGACCTGAAGAAGATCGAAGCCAAGATCGCCGAGATGGACGCCGAGAAAAAGGGGATCAACGACAAGTTGATGAAGCTGACCGATCCCAAGGAAGCCGAGAAAACGCACGAGCAACTGCTGACCGTTTCCAAAGAGCTGGAGCAGTTGGAAGAACAGTGGCTAGAGCTGAACGAAGAGCTGATGGAAGCGGACGGATACTAA
- a CDS encoding type II toxin-antitoxin system RelE/ParE family toxin — protein MSGRVFWDSQADHDVNSIIDYIAIEQQSPQNAIAPFDEIYEKAYLYASAPLLGELREDIWPGVRVFSVHSCVVIYSDRCRGRNRDTTCYAWRSRFQTALLSR, from the coding sequence GTGAGTGGTCGCGTATTCTGGGATTCGCAAGCGGATCATGACGTCAATTCGATCATTGACTACATCGCGATTGAGCAGCAGAGTCCACAGAACGCGATTGCCCCCTTCGATGAGATTTACGAGAAGGCGTACTTGTACGCGTCAGCTCCTCTCTTGGGAGAACTCCGCGAAGACATCTGGCCAGGCGTCCGTGTGTTTTCCGTTCACTCCTGCGTTGTGATCTATTCAGACAGATGTCGCGGAAGGAATCGTGATACGACGTGTTATGCATGGCGCTCGCGATTTCAAACGGCTCTTTTGAGTCGCTAA
- a CDS encoding flagellin hook IN motif-containing protein produces the protein MIRIGAQLNGLERTLLNNLNKANTAAAQNALRLSTGKNVNYPSDDPAAFFALSGFETRLKVVNSTLVQVDKASSIAAESQLALDLIRTQIDVIRSTLLEDEDLSLTPTERSDKQLAIDSALQEIDRLSGTEVNGRRILDGSSDFRVSGQLTGQVRSVDVYSLGAPTSLTSAKPAELTYTGSNRAISADANITLTGAFGSATIELTQDQSLQSAAAEINARTSITGIRATASDNELSLESIFNGDAASIAVAVNSGAFGVTGGNGDGTAQGSDGLLASQPSIAGTVLEAATQGSLTYAGAGGLITADASFTLTGATGAASISVTNGETLSEVADRINAQSHATGVLADVDGDDLNLTSINYGTSATVAVVVDSGAFGVTGGNGDGTAQGTNAVAEINGKVISGNQAATAAAITHTELSGQLQGDVDFTLTGDLGSFAFSFNNGDALATLASAINLQSGVTGIAASVSTDGFDLVLESVAQGAGATIDLEVTDGEFDLTVDEEATATSYVAAQQAELIYEGADGRATDAASFDLTGLDGTTSASIVIAAGDTLSSVAQKVNQETLNTGVAARAVGDQLVIYSVEFGTDAFVDLDINSGTFDTTGGDVDLIATGVDQQITVAGQNEVTNLYAVDGNRFYVNDNGNSFTIEFTGGFSGDFQTIRLSDAPTLKFNLSTAIGDITTLALPAATTSRLGGFSGVLADLRTGGLFAGLGGNTSAAIRVVDEALAELTLIEGRVDAFADGAVASSSALLTGLKSTLEDSIDSINEVNEDEESLLLEKNRQLADSVLASLAILSDQRSKIVQLIERMAGLS, from the coding sequence ATGATCCGAATTGGGGCACAACTGAACGGATTGGAGCGTACGCTCCTGAACAACCTTAACAAGGCGAACACCGCGGCCGCGCAAAATGCACTGCGGCTGTCGACGGGCAAAAACGTCAACTATCCCAGTGACGACCCCGCCGCCTTTTTCGCGCTCAGCGGTTTTGAGACGCGTCTGAAAGTGGTCAACAGTACGTTGGTGCAGGTCGATAAAGCATCCTCGATCGCCGCCGAATCGCAGTTGGCGCTCGACCTGATTCGGACGCAGATTGACGTAATTCGCAGCACGCTGCTCGAGGACGAAGATCTTTCGCTCACCCCGACCGAGCGGTCCGACAAGCAGCTGGCCATCGACTCGGCGCTTCAGGAAATCGATCGTCTTTCGGGAACCGAAGTCAACGGCCGGCGGATTTTAGACGGCTCGAGCGACTTCCGCGTCAGCGGACAACTGACCGGCCAGGTACGTAGCGTCGACGTCTACTCCCTTGGCGCACCGACGTCGCTCACATCGGCCAAGCCGGCCGAACTGACGTACACCGGATCGAACCGCGCCATTTCGGCCGACGCCAATATCACGCTCACCGGCGCCTTCGGCAGCGCCACGATCGAACTGACGCAAGATCAGTCGCTGCAATCGGCCGCCGCCGAGATCAACGCCCGCACCTCGATCACCGGCATTCGAGCGACGGCGTCGGACAACGAGCTCTCGCTCGAATCGATCTTCAACGGCGACGCGGCCTCGATCGCGGTTGCGGTGAACTCCGGCGCCTTCGGCGTCACCGGCGGAAACGGCGACGGAACCGCCCAGGGAAGCGACGGCCTGTTGGCGTCCCAACCATCGATCGCCGGAACCGTACTGGAAGCGGCGACGCAAGGTTCGCTCACCTACGCCGGCGCCGGCGGACTGATCACCGCTGACGCCTCCTTCACGCTTACCGGCGCGACCGGCGCCGCCAGCATCTCGGTCACCAATGGCGAGACGCTCAGCGAAGTCGCCGACCGAATCAACGCCCAAAGCCACGCGACCGGAGTGCTTGCCGACGTCGATGGCGACGACCTGAACCTCACCAGCATTAACTACGGAACCAGCGCGACGGTCGCCGTGGTCGTCGACAGCGGCGCCTTTGGCGTCACCGGCGGCAATGGGGACGGAACCGCCCAAGGGACCAACGCCGTAGCGGAAATCAACGGCAAGGTGATCTCCGGCAATCAGGCGGCGACAGCCGCAGCGATCACTCATACCGAACTCAGCGGTCAATTGCAGGGGGACGTCGACTTCACCCTGACCGGCGATCTTGGGTCTTTCGCCTTCAGCTTTAACAATGGCGATGCGCTGGCGACGCTCGCCTCGGCGATCAACTTGCAATCCGGAGTCACCGGCATCGCAGCCAGCGTATCTACCGATGGTTTTGATCTGGTTCTCGAGAGCGTAGCGCAAGGCGCCGGCGCGACGATCGATTTGGAAGTAACCGACGGAGAATTCGACCTGACCGTCGACGAAGAAGCGACCGCTACCAGCTATGTCGCCGCCCAACAGGCCGAATTGATCTATGAAGGCGCCGATGGCCGTGCAACCGACGCCGCCTCGTTTGACTTGACTGGCCTCGACGGAACGACATCGGCGTCGATCGTCATCGCGGCCGGAGATACCTTGTCGTCGGTCGCTCAGAAGGTCAATCAAGAGACGCTCAACACCGGCGTGGCGGCCAGAGCGGTTGGCGATCAGCTGGTCATCTACAGCGTCGAATTTGGCACCGACGCCTTCGTCGACCTCGACATCAATAGCGGCACGTTCGACACGACCGGCGGCGACGTCGACCTGATCGCCACCGGGGTCGACCAGCAAATCACCGTCGCCGGCCAGAACGAGGTGACCAACCTGTACGCGGTCGATGGCAACCGCTTCTATGTCAACGACAACGGGAACAGCTTCACGATCGAATTCACTGGCGGCTTCTCCGGCGACTTCCAGACGATTCGACTCAGCGACGCCCCGACGCTAAAGTTCAATCTGTCGACCGCCATTGGCGATATCACAACGCTGGCCCTTCCGGCGGCGACGACGTCCCGGCTCGGCGGATTCAGCGGCGTGTTGGCGGACCTGCGAACCGGGGGACTATTCGCCGGCTTGGGCGGAAACACCTCGGCGGCGATCCGCGTGGTCGATGAAGCGCTGGCCGAGTTGACGTTGATCGAAGGTCGCGTCGACGCCTTCGCCGATGGCGCGGTCGCATCGAGCTCCGCACTGCTGACCGGCCTGAAGTCGACGCTCGAGGACTCCATCGACAGCATCAATGAAGTCAACGAGGACGAAGAGTCGCTTCTCCTAGAAAAGAACCGCCAACTCGCCGATAGCGTCTTAGCTTCGCTGGCGATTCTGAGCGATCAGCGGTCGAAGATCGTGCAGTTGATTGAGAGGATGGCGGGGTTGAGCTAG
- a CDS encoding bifunctional diguanylate cyclase/phosphohydrolase yields MDTDSSANFGVDPGESADHRFGALQQLLLRTEDFDDEALVAAALEQQNQLVQVRLGVASSLFTALKAKHPPTAAHSLRVATTISTWSAIRGNSHSERDELEVAALLHDIGKLAVPDYLLAKPGKLNEDEQALMEEHHAAGVEIIEHCCSDAGIMSVIRHAGAWFDGSRRTFPLCGDDIPRGARMLAIVDAFDSMTTDQVYRRARSKDRALAELFAYAGTQFDPELVSDFCTFQMRFSNKLQHDVAQQWLRDLSPTQANSHWDHVIPQRVARPNQLLNLFHENLFRNVHDGLIYVGADLKILRWNHAAETLTGLSAESVLNRSWSPKLVGMGDASGRFLAEREDPLHAAIQNGLQSVLRLTIRDAQGEYSAITAHISPVITEDGIGRGATLQLCDASGIQRLEEQLRSLHVKATRDPLTSLANRAELDRALHELVRKHNQSNRPCSLIICDIDFFKRINDNYGHPAGDDALVSFASHMKRHALPGDVAARYGGEEFVLVCGHCDMKTAAQRAEAIRQEVASTAQPSLGGKNLTASFGVTELQAGDTPESMLNRADRALLQAKELGRNMVIQLGSGRDDNEKRERRNWWSSWFTHRSPGALVERTMTTRAPLKMVWEKMRGFLTDHVAEVIETSEQQLTLAFDGDSFGLARRTNDRGAALVMTIRPREQQDDKGLTTTVIEVSVAPRRSRDRRRSDALQRARQLMASLQSYLMVHDFSEGVVGEEKEAPSFWDRLTAQFNQPPADDRR; encoded by the coding sequence ATGGACACTGACTCATCCGCCAACTTCGGCGTCGATCCTGGAGAATCGGCCGATCATCGCTTTGGAGCGTTGCAGCAACTGCTGCTGCGCACCGAGGATTTCGATGACGAAGCGCTGGTAGCTGCCGCTCTCGAGCAGCAGAACCAGTTGGTTCAGGTGCGCCTGGGCGTGGCTAGCAGTCTGTTTACGGCGCTGAAAGCGAAACATCCGCCGACCGCCGCCCATTCGCTGCGCGTCGCCACCACCATTTCGACCTGGTCGGCGATCCGGGGAAATTCCCACTCGGAACGCGACGAACTGGAAGTCGCCGCCCTGCTGCACGATATCGGCAAGCTGGCGGTCCCCGATTATTTGCTGGCCAAGCCGGGCAAATTGAACGAAGACGAACAGGCCCTGATGGAAGAACATCATGCGGCCGGCGTCGAAATCATCGAACACTGCTGCTCTGACGCCGGCATTATGTCGGTCATCCGCCACGCTGGCGCCTGGTTCGACGGCAGCAGAAGGACGTTTCCGCTCTGCGGCGACGACATCCCCCGCGGCGCCCGGATGCTGGCGATCGTCGACGCATTCGATTCGATGACGACCGATCAGGTTTATCGTCGCGCTCGCAGCAAAGATCGCGCCTTGGCCGAGTTGTTCGCCTATGCCGGCACGCAATTCGATCCAGAACTGGTCAGCGACTTCTGCACCTTCCAAATGCGGTTCTCCAACAAACTGCAGCATGACGTCGCGCAGCAATGGCTGCGCGATTTGTCGCCGACGCAGGCCAACTCGCACTGGGATCACGTCATCCCGCAGCGAGTCGCTCGGCCGAACCAGCTGCTCAACCTGTTCCACGAGAACCTGTTCCGCAACGTCCATGACGGCCTGATCTACGTCGGCGCCGATCTCAAGATCTTGCGCTGGAACCACGCCGCTGAAACCCTGACCGGGCTCTCGGCCGAGTCGGTGCTTAATCGCAGCTGGTCCCCCAAACTCGTTGGCATGGGAGACGCCTCGGGGCGATTCTTGGCCGAGCGCGAAGATCCGCTGCATGCCGCCATTCAAAACGGCCTGCAATCGGTCCTGCGGCTGACGATTCGGGACGCCCAAGGCGAATACTCAGCGATCACCGCCCACATCTCGCCGGTCATTACCGAAGATGGCATCGGCCGCGGCGCTACGCTGCAGTTGTGTGACGCGAGCGGCATCCAGCGGCTAGAAGAGCAACTTCGCTCGCTGCACGTCAAAGCGACCCGCGATCCGCTGACCAGCTTGGCCAACCGCGCCGAACTCGATCGCGCGCTGCATGAATTGGTTCGCAAGCACAACCAGTCGAACCGTCCCTGCAGCTTAATCATCTGCGACATCGACTTCTTCAAAAGAATCAACGACAACTACGGTCACCCGGCTGGCGACGACGCGTTGGTCAGCTTCGCTTCGCATATGAAACGCCATGCACTGCCCGGAGACGTGGCGGCCCGCTATGGCGGCGAAGAGTTTGTGCTCGTCTGCGGGCACTGCGACATGAAAACGGCCGCCCAACGGGCCGAAGCGATCCGTCAGGAAGTCGCTTCGACCGCGCAGCCTTCGCTGGGCGGCAAGAACTTGACCGCCAGCTTTGGCGTTACCGAACTACAAGCCGGCGATACTCCGGAATCGATGCTCAATCGCGCCGACCGCGCCCTGCTGCAGGCCAAAGAGCTGGGCCGTAACATGGTGATCCAGCTTGGTTCGGGTCGCGACGATAACGAAAAACGAGAACGCCGCAACTGGTGGAGTTCTTGGTTTACGCATCGTTCCCCCGGCGCGCTCGTCGAACGAACGATGACCACCCGAGCGCCGCTGAAGATGGTCTGGGAAAAGATGCGCGGCTTCTTGACCGACCACGTCGCCGAGGTGATCGAAACCAGCGAACAACAACTGACGCTCGCCTTCGACGGCGATTCGTTCGGACTGGCGCGACGAACCAACGATCGCGGCGCCGCTTTGGTCATGACGATTCGTCCTCGCGAACAGCAGGACGACAAAGGCCTGACGACGACCGTCATCGAAGTGTCGGTCGCGCCGCGTCGGAGTCGCGATCGCCGCCGTAGTGATGCGCTACAGCGGGCCCGCCAATTGATGGCGAGCTTGCAGTCCTACCTGATGGTGCACGACTTCAGCGAAGGAGTCGTCGGCGAAGAAAAAGAAGCGCCTAGCTTCTGGGACCGCCTGACTGCGCAATTCAATCAGCCTCCAGCCGACGATCGGCGATAG
- a CDS encoding fumarylacetoacetate hydrolase family protein → MRLVTYQSEAGPRAAIARGDDFIDLHHTDHTLPTDMKSLLAMGHVVRDKVLAAAEQGEPIPQGSRILTPIVNPQKVICVGLNYADHAKETGGKVGDEPVIFNKFPSALIADHDEIHLPPESDQVDYEAELVVVIGSPGKHIPQGEAMSHVGGYCCGNDISARDWQKGKPGKQWLLGKTFDTFAPLGSVLYTPDEIGDPHNLAIRMRLNGETMQESSTSQLIFKIDFLISYLSNVVMLQPGDLIYTGTPHGVGVARDPQVFLQPGDQLEVDIEGLGVLTNRVAIR, encoded by the coding sequence ATGCGACTGGTCACCTATCAAAGCGAAGCGGGTCCCCGTGCGGCGATTGCCAGAGGGGATGACTTCATCGACTTGCACCACACCGATCACACCCTGCCGACCGACATGAAGTCTTTGCTAGCGATGGGGCACGTCGTTCGCGACAAGGTGCTGGCGGCGGCCGAGCAGGGGGAACCGATTCCCCAGGGCTCGCGAATCTTGACCCCGATCGTCAATCCGCAAAAAGTGATCTGCGTCGGTCTGAACTACGCCGACCACGCCAAAGAGACCGGCGGCAAGGTGGGGGACGAACCGGTGATCTTCAACAAGTTCCCCTCGGCCCTGATCGCCGACCATGATGAGATTCACCTCCCCCCCGAAAGCGACCAGGTCGACTACGAGGCGGAATTGGTCGTCGTGATTGGATCGCCCGGCAAGCACATTCCTCAAGGGGAAGCGATGAGCCACGTTGGCGGCTATTGCTGCGGCAACGACATCTCGGCTCGCGACTGGCAAAAGGGGAAACCGGGCAAGCAGTGGCTGTTGGGTAAAACGTTCGATACTTTCGCCCCCCTTGGTTCGGTGCTTTACACGCCGGACGAAATTGGCGATCCCCATAACTTGGCGATTCGGATGCGTCTCAATGGCGAGACGATGCAGGAGTCGTCGACCAGCCAGCTGATCTTCAAGATCGACTTCCTGATTTCGTACCTATCGAACGTGGTGATGCTGCAACCGGGAGACTTGATCTATACCGGAACGCCGCATGGCGTCGGCGTGGCCCGCGACCCGCAGGTCTTTTTGCAGCCGGGCGACCAGCTGGAGGTCGATATCGAAGGGCTCGGCGTGTTGACCAACCGCGTGGCGATCCGCTAG
- a CDS encoding isoaspartyl peptidase/L-asparaginase, with amino-acid sequence MTAASLQKVIASGNGLEATRLAYYQLSTGQPPLDAAVNGVTIVEDDPNELTVGFGGLPDANGEVTLDAAVMDGPRHRGGSVIGLKNVRHATKAARLVMEQTRRVMLCEEGDSAIFGAGLYVDNEMGTCGSIGHGEANLLNCSSFHAVQQTGRGASPIDAGLETLAFIAKRAAPYERNDKGEVNFRAFF; translated from the coding sequence GTGACCGCCGCATCGCTGCAAAAAGTAATCGCTTCGGGCAATGGGCTCGAAGCGACCCGGCTCGCCTATTACCAACTTTCAACCGGCCAACCTCCGCTGGATGCGGCCGTCAACGGCGTGACGATCGTCGAAGACGATCCCAACGAGTTGACCGTTGGCTTTGGCGGTCTGCCCGACGCCAACGGCGAAGTGACGCTGGATGCGGCGGTGATGGATGGACCGCGGCATCGCGGCGGCTCCGTAATCGGGCTGAAGAACGTCCGGCACGCGACCAAGGCAGCTCGACTGGTCATGGAGCAAACGCGGCGGGTGATGCTCTGCGAAGAAGGCGACTCGGCCATCTTTGGCGCCGGCCTCTATGTCGACAACGAGATGGGAACCTGCGGCAGCATCGGGCATGGCGAAGCGAACTTGCTCAATTGCTCCAGCTTTCACGCCGTGCAGCAAACGGGACGCGGCGCCAGTCCCATCGACGCCGGCCTCGAGACGCTGGCGTTTATCGCCAAACGGGCCGCTCCCTACGAGCGCAACGACAAAGGCGAAGTCAACTTTAGAGCGTTTTTCTGA